One Flagellimonas sp. CMM7 genomic region harbors:
- a CDS encoding amidohydrolase family protein: MKKIISTFILFGLIGIFTGTAQQTPASIQKQAITITGANAHIGNGTIIENCTVVFENGKITAIGGSEVENKGQIINASGKHIYPGFIAPGKSLGLVEVNAVRASNDQDEIGDIIPHIRSIIAYNAESKVVESMRPNGVLLGQITPKGGRISGTSSIVQFDAWNWEDAAVKMDDGVHLNWPAIFRRGRWWMGEPSGFIPNKNYQKQANEVKTFMQNANAYGKDSAKERNAAFAAMQGVFNGSKHLYIYADGEKEMMDAITTVKKTGAKNIVLVGGYHAHKITDFLKEHNIPVLVNFTHTLPKYDDDDYDFTFKLPKLLMEAGLLVGLQNASASNFQTRNLPFYAGQVVAQGLEKEKAVQLLTGNTAKILGIDSDYGTLEVGKSATLFISEGDALDMRTNQLSRAFIDGRDISLETHQTKLWKRYMGKYEGK; encoded by the coding sequence ATGAAAAAAATTATATCAACATTTATACTATTTGGGCTCATAGGTATTTTTACAGGAACTGCACAACAGACCCCCGCTTCTATTCAAAAACAAGCAATTACGATAACAGGAGCTAATGCCCATATTGGTAACGGCACGATAATAGAGAATTGCACAGTAGTATTTGAGAACGGAAAAATAACTGCCATTGGTGGTTCTGAGGTAGAAAACAAGGGTCAAATTATAAATGCAAGTGGAAAGCATATCTACCCTGGTTTTATAGCTCCAGGAAAATCTTTGGGCTTAGTTGAAGTAAACGCAGTAAGAGCAAGTAACGATCAGGACGAAATTGGGGACATTATTCCTCATATTAGGAGTATTATAGCCTACAATGCAGAATCCAAAGTGGTGGAAAGCATGCGCCCTAATGGTGTATTGCTGGGACAAATTACCCCTAAAGGAGGAAGAATTTCAGGTACATCTTCTATTGTGCAATTTGATGCTTGGAACTGGGAAGATGCTGCTGTAAAAATGGATGACGGAGTTCATTTAAACTGGCCTGCTATTTTCAGAAGAGGTAGATGGTGGATGGGAGAACCTAGCGGTTTCATCCCTAACAAAAACTACCAAAAGCAAGCAAACGAAGTAAAAACCTTTATGCAAAATGCGAACGCCTATGGAAAAGACAGCGCTAAGGAAAGGAATGCTGCATTTGCGGCTATGCAAGGTGTATTCAATGGCTCAAAACATCTGTATATCTATGCTGATGGCGAAAAGGAAATGATGGACGCTATTACCACAGTAAAGAAAACCGGAGCAAAAAACATTGTCCTTGTTGGCGGGTACCATGCACATAAAATCACTGATTTTTTAAAGGAACATAATATTCCTGTTTTGGTAAACTTTACCCATACCCTCCCAAAGTATGACGATGATGATTATGATTTCACTTTCAAATTACCAAAACTATTAATGGAAGCTGGTTTGTTGGTAGGTTTGCAAAATGCATCTGCCTCCAACTTTCAAACTAGAAACCTTCCTTTTTATGCTGGTCAAGTAGTTGCACAAGGATTAGAAAAGGAAAAAGCAGTACAATTGTTAACGGGAAATACAGCCAAAATTTTAGGCATTGATTCCGATTATGGTACTCTGGAGGTTGGAAAAAGTGCTACGTTGTTCATTTCTGAGGGAGATGCGCTGGATATGAGAACCAACCAACTTTCAAGAGCGTTTATAGATGGCAGGGATATTTCCTTGGAAACTCACCAAACCAAACTTTGGAAACGCTATATGGGGAAATACGAAGGAAAGTAA
- the gldI gene encoding gliding motility-associated peptidyl-prolyl isomerase GldI: protein MRDFFLIFTAILLANCGGPEPRKPVEVKSGSFFKESVERNKQLLELEEKIITDIIEKDTVHDYIASPSGFQYFFDVKNDTATYSPKTNDQILFSYNLVTLGNDTIYSMEDIGPISYVVDKEQLFPGLQNAVKLLKISERATFLFPSLLAFGYHGDGNSIGPKTPLKSTIELHTIIINQDSLNQKP from the coding sequence ATGAGAGATTTTTTTCTAATTTTTACGGCAATTCTTTTGGCAAACTGCGGAGGTCCAGAACCAAGAAAACCAGTAGAAGTAAAATCTGGTAGCTTTTTTAAAGAATCCGTGGAACGCAATAAGCAGTTATTGGAGCTTGAAGAAAAAATCATAACCGACATTATTGAAAAGGACACCGTTCATGATTATATAGCCAGTCCAAGCGGGTTTCAGTATTTTTTTGATGTTAAAAATGATACGGCTACGTATTCACCAAAAACCAATGACCAGATATTGTTTTCTTATAATCTTGTGACTCTGGGCAATGACACCATTTATTCCATGGAAGACATTGGCCCTATTTCATACGTAGTGGACAAAGAACAACTGTTTCCTGGCTTACAAAATGCGGTTAAACTGCTAAAAATTAGTGAGCGTGCAACATTTCTGTTTCCTTCTTTGTTAGCATTTGGCTATCACGGTGATGGAAATAGTATTGGCCCTAAAACTCCTTTAAAATCTACAATAGAATTACATACAATAATTATTAATCAAGATAGTTTAAATCAAAAACCATAA
- a CDS encoding amidohydrolase family protein, which produces MKMRLLTLSLLLGSVSLFAQDYFPKNDGVKTKNNNYMAFTNAKIYVTPTQVIENGTLLIQNGKVVQVGNTVSIPKNAVVEDLEGKYIYPSFIDVFSGFGVKKPEKAKSRGRSAQYNASREGFYWNDHIMPENNAISSFSYDDKKAKELRKAGFGVVNSHIQDGIARGSGVLVALNDQGSESKRILEDKSAQYFSFKKSIAKNQSYPTSLMGATSLMRQLYYDMDWYDKGKVDTKDRSLEALIANKGMIQIFAAGNNGNVLRADKIGDQFGIQYAILAGGDEYEHIQEIKATNAKLIVPLNFPKAYDVSNPYEAHYVTLKDMRHWNLAPSNPKVLEENSIQFSFTLFDLKSPSEFKSKLMKAINHGLSKTKALEALTTVPANILGKSNQIGSLQVGRHANLLIASGDIFEKGATLYENWVQGTKNVINPKDQEDIRGDYNLTVDGATYALSITGEPNKPKAIVKRDTVKLDSKIDYKTDWLNLSFSNNDGKSYRLIALITESTENIKGRITLPNGSESSVNVRRTASFEEKAKKNTKTNTPKLMTLSYPNVGYGYKAKPKQENYLFKNATVWTGETVMETTDVLVKNGKISKIGKELNAGNVKVVDATGKHLTAGIIDEHSHIGALAINEAGHNSTAEVKMTDVVDSKDMDIYRNLAGGVTTIQLLHGSANPIGGRSAILRLKWGESADGLIFQNSPKFIKFALGENVKQSNWQSFSRFPQTRMGVEQVFVDYFQRAKEYDAKKKSGQPYRYDEEMETLAEILNGERFISCHSYVQSEINMLMKVAEKFNFRVNTFTHILEGYKVADKMAEHGVGGSTFSDWWAYKYEVNDAIPHNAAIMASQGVTVAINSDDAEMSRRLNQEAGKTVKYGGMSEIEAWKTVTLNPAKLLHIDSRVGSIEVGKDADLVLWNDHPLSVYAKAEKTMIEGTVYFDLEKDRLLRESVKRERSQLINMMLNEKENGAEMQGPKENKKPKFHCDSL; this is translated from the coding sequence ATGAAGATGAGACTCCTAACACTCTCCCTACTTTTGGGAAGTGTCTCTTTGTTTGCCCAAGATTATTTTCCAAAAAATGATGGTGTCAAAACAAAAAACAACAATTACATGGCATTCACAAATGCCAAGATTTATGTTACTCCTACCCAAGTTATTGAAAACGGAACATTGCTTATCCAAAATGGAAAAGTAGTTCAGGTAGGAAACACGGTGAGTATTCCAAAAAATGCCGTGGTTGAAGATTTAGAAGGGAAATACATTTACCCTTCATTTATTGATGTATTCTCCGGTTTTGGTGTAAAAAAACCTGAGAAAGCGAAAAGCCGAGGTAGATCAGCACAATACAACGCTTCTCGTGAGGGGTTTTACTGGAACGATCATATTATGCCCGAAAACAATGCTATTTCAAGTTTTAGCTATGATGATAAAAAAGCCAAAGAGCTTAGAAAAGCAGGCTTTGGGGTGGTCAACTCCCATATTCAGGATGGTATAGCGAGAGGTTCTGGGGTTCTGGTTGCATTGAACGATCAGGGAAGCGAATCTAAACGAATATTGGAAGATAAGTCGGCCCAATATTTTTCTTTCAAAAAAAGTATTGCAAAAAATCAATCCTATCCCACATCTTTAATGGGAGCTACTTCCTTAATGCGTCAGTTGTACTATGATATGGATTGGTATGACAAAGGTAAAGTGGATACCAAAGACCGTTCATTGGAAGCTTTGATAGCGAATAAAGGGATGATACAAATTTTTGCTGCCGGAAATAATGGAAATGTTTTGAGAGCTGATAAAATTGGTGATCAATTTGGAATTCAATATGCCATACTGGCCGGTGGGGATGAATACGAACACATACAGGAAATAAAAGCTACCAATGCCAAATTAATCGTTCCGCTCAACTTCCCTAAGGCATATGATGTTTCAAATCCGTACGAAGCACATTATGTTACCTTAAAAGATATGAGGCATTGGAATTTGGCTCCTTCAAACCCTAAAGTATTAGAAGAAAATTCAATCCAATTTTCATTCACGCTGTTTGATCTAAAATCTCCATCAGAATTTAAATCCAAACTCATGAAGGCCATTAATCATGGGCTTTCTAAAACAAAAGCGTTGGAAGCTTTAACAACAGTGCCCGCGAACATTTTAGGAAAATCCAACCAGATAGGTTCATTGCAAGTAGGCAGACACGCAAACTTGTTGATTGCTTCCGGGGATATTTTCGAAAAAGGAGCGACACTTTATGAGAATTGGGTACAAGGCACAAAAAATGTCATCAATCCGAAAGATCAAGAAGATATTCGAGGGGATTACAACCTTACCGTCGACGGAGCTACTTACGCCCTTTCCATAACAGGAGAACCAAACAAACCTAAAGCGATTGTAAAAAGGGATACCGTAAAACTTGATTCCAAAATTGACTATAAAACAGATTGGTTGAACTTGTCCTTTTCCAACAATGATGGAAAATCATATAGGCTGATAGCCCTTATCACTGAAAGTACTGAAAACATTAAAGGTAGGATAACTTTACCCAATGGAAGTGAATCTTCAGTAAATGTTCGAAGAACTGCATCTTTTGAGGAAAAGGCAAAAAAGAATACCAAAACCAATACCCCAAAGCTAATGACTCTCTCCTATCCAAATGTGGGGTATGGATACAAGGCAAAACCAAAACAAGAGAATTATCTTTTTAAAAATGCAACGGTTTGGACTGGTGAAACCGTTATGGAAACCACAGATGTTTTGGTCAAAAATGGTAAGATCTCCAAAATTGGCAAAGAGCTTAATGCCGGAAATGTAAAAGTAGTAGATGCAACTGGAAAACATTTGACCGCAGGTATTATTGATGAACATTCACACATTGGAGCTCTTGCAATCAATGAAGCAGGTCATAACTCAACTGCCGAGGTAAAAATGACGGATGTAGTAGACTCCAAGGATATGGATATCTATAGAAATTTGGCTGGTGGGGTGACAACAATTCAGCTGCTTCATGGTTCGGCAAATCCCATTGGAGGTCGTTCAGCTATTTTAAGGTTAAAATGGGGCGAAAGTGCTGATGGACTTATATTTCAAAACTCACCTAAATTCATAAAATTCGCTTTAGGTGAAAATGTAAAACAGTCCAACTGGCAGAGCTTTTCACGTTTTCCACAAACCAGAATGGGCGTGGAACAAGTTTTTGTAGATTACTTTCAACGAGCCAAGGAATATGATGCCAAAAAGAAAAGTGGGCAACCCTACCGGTATGATGAGGAAATGGAAACCTTAGCCGAAATTTTAAATGGGGAACGTTTTATCAGCTGTCATTCCTATGTTCAAAGTGAAATCAATATGCTAATGAAAGTTGCCGAAAAATTCAATTTCCGTGTAAACACCTTCACACACATTTTAGAAGGCTATAAAGTAGCAGATAAAATGGCTGAACACGGTGTAGGAGGTTCAACTTTTAGTGATTGGTGGGCCTATAAATATGAAGTAAACGACGCTATTCCACACAATGCTGCAATCATGGCCAGCCAGGGAGTAACTGTGGCCATAAATAGTGATGATGCAGAAATGTCCAGAAGATTGAACCAAGAAGCTGGTAAAACAGTTAAATATGGAGGCATGTCAGAAATTGAAGCCTGGAAAACGGTAACCTTGAATCCAGCTAAGTTATTGCACATTGATAGCCGTGTTGGAAGTATTGAAGTGGGCAAAGACGCAGATTTAGTATTGTGGAACGATCATCCGCTTTCAGTATATGCCAAAGCAGAAAAAACAATGATTGAAGGCACTGTTTATTTCGACCTGGAAAAAGATAGGCTATTGCGAGAATCTGTAAAACGAGAACGTAGTCAACTCATTAATATGATGTTGAACGAAAAAGAGAACGGAGCAGAAATGCAAGGTCCAAAAGAGAACAAAAAACCAAAGTTTCACTGCGATAGCTTATAA
- a CDS encoding bifunctional oligoribonuclease/PAP phosphatase NrnA has translation MNLEDITTVKSILSQPQKIAIIPHKNPDGDAIGSCLGLLNFLKDKGLQATVISPNDYPKFLKWMPGSDTILNFEKENSQCKKALEEATVIFTLDFNDLSRTGQLETVLKEKKADFIMIDHHQQPSNYAKVTYSDVSMSSTCEMVYNFIEYLGGIDSITKAIATNLYTGIMTDTGSFKYRSTSSRTHRVVADLIDRGAENMEIHQNIYDTNSPSRLHLLGVALSNMVILPEYNAAYITLTQEELDKHDFKKGDTEGFVNYGLTLEGIIFAVIFIENKEEGIIKISFRSIGDFSVNEFARNHFNGGGHDNAAGGRSEISMEETINQFNTILKTYKSQLNP, from the coding sequence ATGAATTTAGAGGATATCACGACGGTCAAGTCTATTCTTTCCCAGCCCCAAAAAATCGCAATCATACCCCACAAGAACCCTGACGGTGATGCTATAGGCTCATGTCTTGGACTCCTAAACTTCCTCAAAGACAAAGGATTACAAGCTACGGTCATATCACCAAATGATTATCCAAAATTTCTAAAATGGATGCCCGGGAGTGATACTATTTTAAATTTTGAAAAGGAAAACTCGCAATGCAAAAAAGCGCTTGAAGAAGCGACCGTAATTTTTACATTAGATTTTAATGATTTATCCAGAACTGGGCAGCTGGAAACTGTTTTAAAAGAAAAAAAGGCAGATTTCATTATGATAGATCACCATCAACAACCAAGTAATTATGCCAAGGTGACCTACTCAGATGTAAGCATGAGTTCTACCTGCGAGATGGTTTATAATTTCATAGAATACTTGGGAGGTATTGACAGTATAACCAAAGCTATTGCCACTAATCTGTATACTGGGATTATGACAGATACAGGTTCGTTTAAATATAGATCAACCTCTAGCAGAACGCATCGTGTGGTTGCAGATTTAATAGATCGTGGGGCGGAAAACATGGAAATTCATCAAAATATTTACGATACCAACTCCCCATCCCGTCTTCATTTGCTTGGGGTAGCATTAAGTAACATGGTAATTCTTCCGGAGTATAACGCAGCCTATATTACGTTGACACAAGAGGAATTGGACAAACATGATTTTAAGAAAGGGGATACCGAAGGTTTTGTAAATTATGGTTTAACGTTGGAAGGAATTATTTTTGCAGTAATTTTTATTGAAAATAAAGAAGAAGGTATTATAAAAATTTCGTTTCGTTCAATAGGTGATTTTTCCGTAAATGAGTTTGCAAGAAACCATTTTAATGGCGGCGGACACGATAATGCGGCAGGAGGAAGAAGTGAAATCAGTATGGAGGAAACCATTAATCAATTCAATACCATCTTAAAAACGTACAAAAGCCAATTAAATCCATGA
- a CDS encoding RNA methyltransferase, with translation MKEAKLISSIQNPLVKKILLLKEKSRERKKTGLFIVEGQREIELAQKGGFILETVLFCPEILTDFALNTVIKNSNIEVIQLSKPVYEKIAHRETTEGILAIAKSKGHGLEKITFKNEHPLILVAEAPEKPGNIGALLRTADAAAIDAVFIANPKSDIYNPNIIRSSIGCVFTNQIGMGSTEEIIHFLKEKDVKIYCAALTASKNYVDCDFKTGVAIVVGTEASGLTNTWLQSSDQNLIIPMQGEIDSMNVSVSAAILIFEAKRQRGF, from the coding sequence GTGAAGGAAGCCAAATTAATCAGCAGTATCCAAAACCCTTTGGTCAAAAAGATATTGCTCCTTAAAGAAAAGTCTAGGGAACGAAAGAAAACTGGACTTTTTATAGTGGAAGGGCAGCGTGAAATTGAACTTGCCCAAAAAGGAGGTTTTATCTTAGAGACCGTCCTATTTTGTCCAGAGATTTTAACGGATTTTGCGTTAAACACTGTTATTAAGAACTCCAATATTGAAGTTATACAACTATCCAAACCTGTTTATGAAAAAATAGCGCATAGGGAAACCACAGAAGGTATCTTGGCCATTGCAAAAAGCAAAGGACATGGTCTGGAAAAAATTACATTTAAAAATGAACATCCTTTAATTTTAGTAGCGGAAGCTCCTGAAAAACCTGGTAATATTGGGGCACTGCTAAGAACAGCAGACGCTGCCGCAATTGATGCGGTTTTTATTGCCAATCCAAAATCTGACATCTATAACCCAAACATTATTCGCTCTAGTATAGGCTGTGTGTTCACCAATCAAATTGGAATGGGCTCTACGGAAGAAATTATCCATTTTCTAAAAGAAAAAGATGTTAAAATATACTGTGCGGCCCTTACGGCGTCCAAAAACTATGTGGATTGTGATTTTAAAACCGGCGTGGCAATAGTCGTTGGTACTGAAGCGTCTGGATTAACCAATACATGGCTTCAAAGCTCCGACCAAAACCTGATTATCCCGATGCAGGGTGAAATTGATTCTATGAACGTTTCTGTATCGGCGGCAATACTTATATTTGAAGCGAAGCGGCAACGCGGATTTTAG
- a CDS encoding peptidylprolyl isomerase, with amino-acid sequence MKQSIVLITLLSIVFFGCKSSKYADLGDGIFADIQTSQGDIIVKLEHGKTPVTVANFVSLAEGNNPFVADSLTGKKYYEGIIFHRIIKDFMIQGGDPTGTGSGNPGYKFKDEFHDSLSHSKKGILSMANSGPKTNGSQFFITHKETPWLDGRHSVFGEVVVGMDVVDTIAGVEVIPPSNKPKVDVVMNKVEIVRNGMEAKKFDAIQIMTDYFAEEEEAVAAFKKMKEDFVSELAKQKEEALETPSGLKIYTITQGDGEQPKIGQKVLVSYAGWLPNGDLFDSNYEEVAIRHNKFDAKRKQGNGYSPVLMDFSPEARLIPGFKEGLQTMKVGDKIRLFIPPHLGYGAQGGGPIPPNSDLVFDLEITGIGE; translated from the coding sequence ATGAAACAATCTATTGTTTTAATCACTTTACTTTCCATTGTTTTCTTTGGATGCAAATCCAGCAAATATGCCGACTTAGGTGACGGGATTTTTGCAGACATACAAACCAGTCAGGGTGACATAATTGTAAAATTAGAGCATGGGAAAACCCCTGTTACCGTCGCTAACTTTGTATCACTAGCAGAAGGCAATAATCCGTTTGTAGCCGACAGTCTTACAGGAAAAAAATATTATGAAGGTATTATATTTCATAGAATCATAAAGGATTTCATGATACAAGGTGGAGATCCTACAGGCACTGGAAGTGGAAACCCTGGGTATAAGTTCAAAGATGAGTTCCATGATTCTCTTAGTCATTCCAAAAAAGGAATTTTGTCCATGGCCAACTCGGGGCCTAAGACCAATGGAAGTCAATTCTTTATCACACACAAAGAAACACCTTGGTTAGACGGAAGACACTCGGTATTTGGTGAAGTAGTAGTGGGAATGGATGTAGTGGACACCATTGCTGGTGTTGAAGTTATCCCTCCTTCAAACAAACCCAAAGTTGATGTGGTAATGAACAAAGTGGAAATTGTAAGAAATGGTATGGAGGCCAAAAAATTTGATGCTATCCAAATAATGACCGACTATTTTGCCGAAGAAGAAGAAGCGGTGGCCGCTTTCAAAAAAATGAAAGAGGATTTTGTTTCAGAACTCGCCAAACAAAAAGAAGAAGCATTGGAAACTCCATCTGGATTAAAAATTTACACTATTACCCAAGGAGATGGAGAACAACCTAAAATAGGGCAAAAAGTATTGGTAAGCTATGCAGGTTGGTTACCCAATGGAGATTTATTTGATAGCAACTACGAAGAAGTAGCAATAAGACACAACAAGTTTGACGCTAAAAGAAAACAAGGTAATGGCTATTCGCCCGTATTGATGGATTTTAGTCCAGAAGCACGTCTAATTCCAGGTTTTAAAGAAGGCCTTCAAACCATGAAGGTTGGAGATAAAATTCGCTTGTTTATTCCACCTCATCTAGGATATGGAGCACAAGGCGGAGGCCCAATCCCCCCAAACTCAGACCTAGTTTTTGATTTGGAAATTACGGGAATTGGAGAATAA
- a CDS encoding M48 family metallopeptidase, translating to MEKTTLFYTIIFILVVQYLVHQVLEHLNAKRFTSNVPSELSDVFDDAEYQKSQKYKLTNHRFGLFSDGFSLVLTLCFLFFGGFEWIDSITRSITDKTIPMALIFFGFMLLGSSILGTPFSYYQTFVIEEKYGFNKTTKKLFFLDKIKGWLLSIVFGGGILSLFILFYQWTGANFWIYTWILVGTIVLFINLFYSRLIVPLFNKQTPLTDGSLKSAIENYAKEVGFELKNIFVIDGSKRSTKANAYFSGFGREKRITLFDTLINDLSEEEIVAVLAHEVGHYKRKHIIFNLLVSLGLTGFTLFILSLFINSPEISLAIGVSTPSFHAGLVGFVLLYSPISEVTGLAMNYLSRRFEFQADDYAKKTFAATPLVASLKKLSKNNLSNLTPHPAYVFVHYSHPPLVERIRNLKA from the coding sequence ATGGAAAAAACTACTCTCTTCTACACCATCATTTTCATTTTAGTAGTCCAATACCTAGTTCACCAAGTATTGGAACACCTTAATGCAAAGCGATTCACATCTAATGTTCCATCCGAACTAAGTGATGTTTTTGATGATGCAGAATATCAAAAATCTCAAAAATATAAATTAACAAATCATAGATTTGGGCTCTTTTCTGATGGGTTTTCATTGGTCTTAACCCTTTGCTTCTTATTCTTTGGGGGGTTTGAATGGATTGATTCCATTACTCGTTCAATTACGGATAAGACGATTCCAATGGCATTGATTTTCTTTGGGTTTATGCTTTTGGGAAGTAGTATTTTGGGAACGCCTTTTTCTTATTACCAAACTTTTGTAATTGAAGAGAAATACGGTTTTAACAAAACAACCAAGAAGTTGTTTTTCTTGGACAAAATAAAAGGTTGGTTACTTTCCATTGTTTTTGGTGGAGGAATACTATCCCTATTTATCCTTTTTTATCAGTGGACGGGAGCAAACTTCTGGATCTACACTTGGATTCTGGTCGGCACTATTGTTCTGTTCATCAATTTATTTTATAGCCGATTAATTGTACCTCTTTTTAATAAACAAACGCCTTTAACCGATGGTAGTTTAAAGAGTGCGATTGAAAATTATGCTAAAGAAGTAGGGTTCGAGCTCAAAAATATTTTTGTAATCGATGGTTCCAAAAGGTCAACCAAAGCAAACGCCTATTTTTCGGGATTTGGTAGGGAAAAACGCATCACATTGTTTGATACCTTAATCAATGATTTAAGCGAAGAGGAAATTGTGGCAGTTCTGGCTCATGAGGTAGGTCATTACAAACGGAAACATATTATTTTCAACCTATTGGTTTCTTTAGGATTGACCGGGTTTACGCTTTTCATACTTTCCTTATTCATAAACAGTCCAGAAATATCACTGGCAATTGGGGTATCGACGCCAAGTTTTCATGCTGGGCTTGTTGGTTTTGTCTTGCTTTACAGTCCAATTTCTGAGGTTACAGGGCTTGCTATGAACTATTTGTCCAGAAGATTTGAGTTCCAAGCGGATGATTATGCCAAGAAGACCTTTGCTGCAACACCTTTGGTAGCATCATTAAAGAAGCTGTCAAAGAACAATTTAAGCAACTTAACGCCGCATCCGGCATATGTATTTGTGCATTATTCCCACCCTCCTCTAGTAGAGCGCATTAGAAACCTAAAGGCATGA
- a CDS encoding DUF3810 domain-containing protein, with protein sequence MGQKIKTIIAIALPLQIILVKWVGSYPEFIEKYYSNALYPGISWFLRTLFGWVPFSIGDLFYLALFILAGRYIYIYRKSIKKKPLLFLKDIVVVLSITYFAFHLLWGMNYYRQPITWKLGIEKEYSNDELVTFTQYLAERSNHYQAKITRDSIDPVKIPYSKKEIFKKTKDGYALLKESYPSFEYKKPSLKSSLFSLPLTYMGYGGYLNPFSNEAQVNGITPLYRLPTVSGHEVGHQLGYSAEDATNFIGFLVTVRNEDVYFKYTAYSHALAYCLSDLSRKDDIKFQEIVEQLNPGVKKNFKEVSEFWKQYENPLEPVFKSIFNTFLKANNQQEGIKSYNSVVGLLINYHDKYTF encoded by the coding sequence ATGGGACAGAAAATTAAAACAATTATCGCCATAGCCCTACCCCTGCAAATAATTCTTGTAAAATGGGTTGGAAGCTATCCTGAGTTTATTGAAAAATATTATAGCAATGCATTGTATCCGGGTATCTCGTGGTTTTTAAGAACACTTTTTGGATGGGTGCCTTTTTCAATTGGCGATCTTTTTTATCTAGCACTTTTCATCTTAGCGGGAAGATACATATACATCTATCGAAAATCCATAAAAAAGAAACCGCTACTTTTTTTAAAAGATATAGTAGTGGTTTTATCCATAACCTATTTTGCATTCCATTTACTATGGGGAATGAATTACTACCGACAGCCTATTACATGGAAACTCGGGATTGAAAAAGAATACAGCAACGACGAACTAGTAACTTTCACACAGTATTTGGCAGAAAGGTCCAACCATTACCAAGCCAAAATTACAAGAGACAGTATTGATCCCGTAAAAATTCCATATTCCAAGAAAGAAATATTTAAAAAAACCAAAGACGGTTATGCGTTATTAAAGGAAAGTTACCCAAGTTTTGAGTATAAAAAACCTAGTCTTAAATCATCTCTTTTTAGCCTTCCACTAACCTATATGGGATATGGAGGTTACCTAAATCCGTTTTCCAATGAGGCACAAGTGAATGGAATAACCCCTCTCTACAGATTACCAACAGTAAGCGGGCATGAAGTAGGGCATCAGTTAGGGTATTCCGCAGAAGACGCTACTAATTTCATAGGTTTCTTAGTTACTGTCAGAAATGAAGATGTATACTTTAAATACACGGCTTACTCCCATGCCTTGGCCTATTGTCTGTCAGATTTGTCAAGAAAAGATGATATCAAATTTCAAGAAATTGTTGAACAACTAAATCCCGGGGTCAAAAAGAATTTTAAAGAGGTCTCCGAATTTTGGAAGCAATATGAAAACCCTTTGGAACCTGTTTTCAAGTCCATTTTCAACACCTTTTTAAAAGCGAACAATCAACAAGAGGGTATTAAAAGTTATAATTCCGTAGTGGGGCTTTTAATCAACTATCATGATAAATATACATTCTAA
- a CDS encoding DUF6503 family protein, translated as MKKATILFLALAIGACKPATKKEETTETVQEETVESKPNFPKAMGKVFDAHGGLATWKEQRTLVYDMPKKDFTETHTIDLWSRKDRVDSEQFSLGSDGKEVWLLDTEENYKGDAGFYHNLMFYFYAMPFVLADDGIVYSETEDLVYEDQTYPGIRISYESGVGTSSKDEYFIYFDSNTHQMAWLGYTVTYRTGEVSETVKWIRYDDWQKVEGLALPKSITWYNFEGTTILDARSTVQFENVTLSKTSKPHEFYAKPEKAEFVTVKKN; from the coding sequence ATGAAGAAAGCAACAATCCTATTTCTTGCACTTGCTATTGGAGCATGCAAACCTGCTACTAAAAAAGAAGAAACCACAGAAACTGTTCAAGAGGAAACAGTTGAATCCAAACCAAATTTCCCAAAGGCTATGGGAAAAGTTTTTGATGCTCATGGTGGTTTAGCAACTTGGAAAGAGCAACGTACATTGGTATACGATATGCCCAAAAAAGATTTTACAGAAACGCATACCATAGATTTATGGTCCAGAAAGGATCGAGTAGATTCTGAACAGTTCTCGTTAGGGTCTGATGGTAAAGAGGTTTGGCTGCTTGATACGGAAGAAAACTATAAAGGTGATGCTGGATTCTACCATAATCTGATGTTTTATTTTTATGCGATGCCTTTTGTTCTGGCTGATGATGGTATAGTGTATTCAGAAACGGAAGATTTGGTATATGAAGATCAAACTTATCCAGGTATTAGAATCTCATATGAATCTGGAGTTGGTACTTCATCTAAAGATGAATACTTCATTTATTTTGATTCAAATACGCACCAAATGGCATGGTTGGGATATACAGTTACCTATAGAACAGGTGAAGTATCAGAAACGGTTAAATGGATAAGATATGATGATTGGCAAAAGGTGGAAGGTTTAGCTTTACCAAAATCAATTACTTGGTACAATTTTGAGGGCACTACGATTTTGGATGCAAGAAGTACTGTTCAGTTCGAGAACGTTACTTTGAGTAAAACATCTAAACCCCATGAGTTTTATGCAAAGCCTGAAAAGGCAGAATTTGTGACGGTAAAAAAGAACTAA